The proteins below are encoded in one region of Tomitella fengzijianii:
- a CDS encoding aldo/keto reductase, whose protein sequence is MQQRTLGTQGLAVSAVGYGSMGTAVGYGPTDDAESIAAIRHAHDLGVTLFDTAEMYGWGGGEKLLGRAVAPFREEVMIATKFGLTREFGTDSRPEHIRAVVEASLRNLDVDCVDVLYQHRVDPAVPIEDVVGTMAEFVEAGTVRYLGLSEAPPETIRKAHAVHPISVLQTEYSIFAPDAAPLFPLLEELGIGFVAYSPLARGFLTGTAKPAGEYGPADFRRRMPWWAADNFDANALLVAQFAAIADAKGVTLPQLALAWALAARDYVVPIPGSRNTDRVAANIAAADVALTPDELARVAAIAPDGGRGGRGTPSPWL, encoded by the coding sequence ATGCAGCAGCGGACGTTGGGGACGCAAGGGCTCGCCGTCTCTGCGGTGGGTTACGGATCGATGGGAACCGCCGTGGGGTACGGACCCACAGATGACGCCGAGTCGATCGCCGCGATCCGCCACGCGCACGACCTGGGCGTGACCTTGTTCGACACCGCCGAGATGTACGGCTGGGGCGGAGGGGAGAAGCTGCTGGGCCGTGCGGTGGCCCCGTTCCGCGAGGAGGTCATGATCGCCACCAAGTTCGGGCTGACGCGGGAGTTCGGCACCGACTCGCGGCCCGAGCACATCCGCGCGGTGGTCGAGGCGAGCCTGCGCAACCTCGACGTGGACTGCGTCGACGTGCTCTACCAGCACCGGGTGGATCCGGCCGTGCCCATCGAGGACGTCGTCGGCACCATGGCGGAGTTCGTCGAGGCCGGCACGGTGAGGTATCTCGGCCTCTCGGAGGCACCACCCGAGACCATTCGCAAAGCCCATGCGGTGCACCCGATCTCCGTGCTCCAGACCGAGTACTCCATCTTCGCGCCGGACGCCGCACCGCTGTTCCCGCTGCTCGAGGAGCTCGGCATCGGATTCGTCGCGTACTCGCCGCTGGCGCGCGGATTCCTCACCGGGACAGCGAAACCCGCCGGAGAGTACGGGCCAGCAGACTTCCGTCGCCGCATGCCTTGGTGGGCCGCGGACAATTTCGACGCCAACGCACTCCTCGTCGCGCAATTCGCCGCGATCGCCGACGCCAAGGGGGTCACCCTCCCGCAGCTGGCGCTCGCGTGGGCGCTCGCGGCGCGCGACTACGTCGTCCCCATCCCCGGTTCCCGCAACACAGACCGTGTCGCCGCCAACATCGCGGCCGCCGACGTCGCCCTCACCCCCGACGAGCTGGCCCGCGTGGCCGCCATCGCACCGGACGGGGGCCGTGGCGGGCGCGGCACGCCGTCACCCTGGCTGTAG
- a CDS encoding MarR family winged helix-turn-helix transcriptional regulator, whose product MPARESRTIHGDRDADSAAEWTEAESRAAFDQLGDRLIDATRRFLRSSRRERIQTKLYTVGGRELSLAQVDALEVVAYEGEVRMHQLAAQLRLDPSTVTRATNPLVEAGLVERFTDPANRRYVVVRCTAEGRDAATYVADERRMVMREALAPMEPGRRLMLADLLEEYISLFEQTQAAKDDAAQQG is encoded by the coding sequence GTGCCCGCTCGAGAAAGTCGCACAATCCACGGGGATCGGGACGCCGACTCGGCAGCCGAATGGACGGAAGCGGAGTCCCGGGCCGCGTTCGATCAACTCGGCGACCGGCTCATCGATGCGACCCGGCGCTTCCTCCGCTCGAGCCGCCGCGAGCGCATTCAGACCAAGCTTTACACCGTCGGGGGTCGCGAGCTCAGCCTTGCCCAGGTGGACGCGCTGGAGGTGGTCGCATACGAGGGTGAGGTGCGTATGCACCAGCTGGCGGCCCAGCTTCGACTCGACCCCTCGACCGTCACCCGTGCCACCAACCCGCTGGTCGAGGCGGGGCTGGTGGAGCGGTTCACCGATCCGGCCAACCGGCGTTATGTGGTGGTCCGGTGCACCGCCGAGGGCCGCGACGCCGCGACGTACGTGGCCGACGAACGCCGCATGGTCATGCGGGAGGCACTCGCGCCGATGGAACCCGGCCGTCGGCTGATGCTCGCCGACCTGCTCGAGGAGTACATCTCTCTTTTCGAACAGACCCAGGCGGCGAAGGACGATGCGGCGCAGCAAGGCTGA
- a CDS encoding TetR family transcriptional regulator encodes MSKPVTGADGGAEWTTPEVAEFMGISRQAINRRVHSRKLIGYLERGVTRFPRWQFDMANRSVHPEVEELLAALDADIPLADTARWATLRVAGMDATPAELLLIPACKDTALDLARRYRPGDDGDGAGAASAVQSSEGVYNWLPTTVRDGAVDPRNAILRAAAELFARRGPAKVSLREVAAAADVPYSLIYRFYRTKENLLVSVMTLFVNYGGERITGMEGPYEALDLSFAADSGQFGRMLTWAIFDGAKPERLFGDGIEAFGYRKHIEDLWDDPRPPGVRHDFDPRLLASLIALVSLGWDFYGPYLTTLAGLGDRDDDDLRDEVIDLLKVLMYAARPRD; translated from the coding sequence ATGAGTAAGCCAGTCACGGGAGCCGACGGCGGCGCGGAGTGGACCACCCCCGAGGTCGCGGAGTTCATGGGGATCAGCCGCCAGGCGATCAATCGGCGCGTGCACAGCCGTAAGCTGATCGGGTACCTGGAACGCGGCGTGACGCGTTTTCCCCGGTGGCAGTTCGACATGGCGAACAGGTCCGTGCACCCCGAGGTGGAGGAACTGCTCGCGGCGCTCGACGCCGACATTCCGCTCGCCGACACGGCCCGGTGGGCGACGCTCAGGGTCGCCGGCATGGACGCGACCCCCGCCGAGTTGCTCCTCATCCCCGCGTGCAAGGACACCGCGCTCGACCTGGCGCGGCGGTATCGGCCGGGTGATGACGGCGATGGGGCCGGCGCGGCGTCCGCAGTGCAGAGCTCGGAGGGGGTCTACAACTGGCTGCCCACGACGGTCCGGGACGGGGCCGTGGACCCGCGCAACGCAATCCTCAGGGCGGCGGCCGAGCTGTTCGCACGGCGCGGGCCGGCCAAGGTTTCGCTGCGGGAGGTAGCCGCGGCGGCCGATGTGCCGTACAGCCTGATCTACCGCTTCTACCGCACCAAAGAGAACTTGCTGGTCAGCGTGATGACGCTGTTCGTCAACTACGGCGGCGAGCGCATCACCGGCATGGAGGGGCCGTACGAGGCGCTCGATCTGTCGTTCGCCGCCGATTCGGGCCAGTTCGGCCGCATGCTCACCTGGGCCATCTTCGACGGCGCGAAGCCCGAGCGACTGTTCGGCGACGGCATCGAGGCGTTCGGATACCGGAAGCACATCGAAGACCTGTGGGACGATCCGCGTCCGCCGGGCGTGCGCCACGACTTCGATCCCCGGCTCCTGGCGTCGTTGATCGCTCTGGTGTCTCTCGGCTGGGACTTTTACGGCCCCTATCTGACTACGCTCGCCGGGCTCGGCGACCGCGACGACGATGATCTGCGTGACGAGGTCATCGACCTGCTGAAGGTGCTCATGTACGCCGCGCGGCCACGCGACTGA
- a CDS encoding SDR family NAD(P)-dependent oxidoreductase, which produces MAARLEGKIALVTGGGQGIGRGTCLALAREGAKVVVAGRTEGKCVAVAEEIAAFGGIAEPIRCDVTSPDDLSAAIDRTVQVFGGLTTLVNNAQTVRNGPLAEATDDDLRVVWESGPLATMHAMQSAFPHLRDAGDAAIVNFGSSTAVRGTAGFGVYAMAKEAIRGLSRVAAAEWGRHGIRVNVVVPNALSPTAAAFDAAEPDRLALRQARIPLGRVGDAELDIGRAVVGLAGADFTYMSGQTLMLTGGE; this is translated from the coding sequence ATGGCCGCACGACTCGAAGGCAAGATCGCCCTGGTCACGGGCGGCGGGCAGGGCATAGGCAGAGGCACTTGTCTGGCGTTGGCGCGGGAGGGTGCGAAGGTCGTCGTCGCGGGGCGGACCGAAGGCAAGTGCGTCGCCGTCGCCGAGGAGATCGCCGCGTTCGGCGGGATCGCAGAGCCTATCCGGTGCGATGTCACCTCCCCCGATGACCTCAGCGCCGCGATCGACCGCACGGTCCAGGTGTTCGGTGGGCTCACCACGCTGGTCAACAACGCCCAGACGGTACGCAATGGGCCCCTCGCAGAGGCCACCGACGACGACCTCCGTGTCGTCTGGGAGAGCGGGCCGCTGGCGACCATGCACGCGATGCAGTCGGCGTTCCCGCACCTGCGCGACGCCGGCGATGCCGCGATCGTGAACTTCGGCTCCTCGACCGCGGTGCGCGGGACCGCGGGGTTCGGCGTATACGCCATGGCCAAGGAGGCGATTCGCGGGTTGTCGCGGGTGGCCGCCGCAGAGTGGGGCAGGCACGGCATCCGGGTGAACGTCGTAGTACCCAACGCGTTGTCGCCCACGGCCGCCGCGTTCGACGCCGCCGAACCCGATCGACTCGCCCTCCGGCAAGCGCGCATCCCGCTCGGCCGCGTCGGCGACGCCGAACTGGACATCGGGCGGGCCGTCGTCGGGCTGGCGGGCGCCGACTTCACCTACATGTCCGGCCAGACGCTCATGCTGACGGGCGGCGAATGA
- a CDS encoding alpha/beta hydrolase translates to MSTDTALAPDHNHHAGDPAAILETLPPERRGEAAAPDLIAKREGFTDSGGDASVPYSDDTFGSVPCRTLTAGDDVIVLYLHGGGYRLGNVAGYTPYASRLARSANATLVLAEYRLAPESPFPAAVRDAVEVFLALRERHPRAPMVVAGDSAGGGLSAALSVAMSGVGAAGPDGLALLSPWLDLRCDSPTYDSATDPLFDRATAQAAGSAYLQGHRSDDPLVSPLRADPSGFPHTLIQVGTNETLLGDALAFSHRLASEGIPCTLQTYAGRGHTWPLIEPDIPDSAIAVDEFGRFTRRIAETVPRLAIDRQDPGGDR, encoded by the coding sequence ATGAGCACCGACACGGCCCTCGCACCCGACCACAACCACCACGCGGGAGATCCGGCCGCGATACTGGAGACGCTTCCCCCCGAGAGGAGGGGGGAAGCGGCAGCACCTGACCTCATCGCCAAGAGGGAGGGATTCACCGACTCGGGCGGCGACGCGTCCGTGCCCTATTCCGACGACACGTTCGGGTCGGTGCCATGCCGCACGCTCACTGCGGGCGACGACGTCATCGTCCTCTACCTGCACGGCGGCGGGTACCGGCTCGGCAACGTGGCAGGCTATACGCCCTACGCCTCGCGGCTTGCACGCTCCGCGAACGCGACGCTGGTATTGGCCGAATACCGGCTTGCTCCCGAGTCTCCGTTCCCGGCGGCGGTCCGCGATGCCGTAGAGGTCTTCCTGGCCCTACGTGAACGCCATCCGCGGGCGCCGATGGTCGTGGCCGGCGATTCGGCGGGCGGAGGTCTTTCGGCGGCACTGTCGGTGGCGATGTCCGGCGTCGGCGCCGCCGGACCCGACGGGCTCGCGCTGCTCTCGCCCTGGCTTGATCTCCGCTGCGATTCGCCGACCTACGACTCCGCCACCGACCCGCTGTTCGACCGCGCGACAGCGCAAGCGGCCGGCTCGGCCTACCTGCAAGGGCACCGCAGCGATGATCCCCTGGTCTCGCCGCTGCGCGCCGACCCCTCGGGGTTCCCGCACACCCTCATTCAGGTGGGCACCAACGAGACGCTGCTCGGCGACGCGCTCGCCTTCAGCCATCGCCTCGCGTCCGAAGGGATCCCCTGCACGCTGCAGACCTACGCAGGCCGTGGGCATACCTGGCCCCTCATCGAGCCGGACATCCCCGACTCGGCCATCGCCGTGGACGAGTTCGGTCGATTCACCCGCCGGATCGCGGAGACCGTACCCCGACTCGCCATCGATCGACAGGATCCCGGAGGCGACAGGTGA
- a CDS encoding SDR family NAD(P)-dependent oxidoreductase, producing the protein MTADLNQSTSPVERWALEADEIRSITERFRLVGRRFVVLGGGRGMGRHAAHALAELGADVVIVDSDLDRAEEVAAAIPGAVARAVDATSDAGIAALAEEAGRIDGVVDVIGIARYASLLEVSEQDWNWEHDIVLRHAWLALRHFGRRLAAQGSGSFTFVASVSGISSSPGHGAYGAFKAGLVSLVRTAAVELGPQGVRVNAVAPGFVLTPRMVGALDEQQVARGRAAGPLPVLTTPSDIAAGITFLASDLASSVTGQTLVIDAGATVSYPYAMDGIDSSTDNA; encoded by the coding sequence ATGACCGCAGACCTGAACCAATCGACCTCGCCCGTGGAGCGCTGGGCCCTGGAAGCCGACGAAATCCGCAGCATCACCGAGCGCTTCCGGCTGGTAGGGCGGCGCTTCGTCGTCCTCGGCGGCGGACGCGGCATGGGCCGGCACGCCGCGCACGCGCTTGCCGAGCTGGGTGCCGACGTCGTGATCGTCGACTCCGATCTGGACCGCGCCGAGGAGGTGGCCGCCGCGATCCCGGGCGCCGTCGCACGCGCCGTCGATGCGACCTCCGATGCCGGGATCGCCGCCCTGGCGGAGGAGGCCGGCCGGATCGACGGCGTCGTCGACGTCATCGGGATCGCCCGTTACGCATCGCTGCTCGAGGTGTCGGAGCAGGACTGGAATTGGGAGCACGACATCGTCCTGCGGCACGCGTGGCTGGCGCTGCGCCACTTCGGCCGCAGGCTCGCGGCCCAGGGCTCCGGGTCGTTCACCTTCGTTGCGTCCGTGTCGGGCATCAGCAGTTCCCCCGGGCATGGCGCGTACGGCGCGTTCAAGGCCGGCCTGGTATCGCTGGTGCGCACTGCGGCCGTCGAACTAGGCCCGCAGGGTGTGCGTGTCAACGCGGTGGCCCCCGGCTTCGTCCTCACCCCGCGCATGGTCGGGGCCCTCGACGAGCAGCAGGTGGCGCGTGGCCGCGCGGCGGGGCCGCTGCCCGTCTTGACCACCCCGTCCGATATCGCGGCCGGGATCACCTTCCTGGCAAGCGATCTCGCCTCATCCGTCACCGGCCAGACGCTGGTCATCGATGCCGGCGCCACGGTGAGCTATCCGTACGCGATGGACGGCATCGACAGCAGTACGGACAACGCATGA
- a CDS encoding zinc-binding dehydrogenase, translating into MRSILFDGHENTIVDDMELRRPADGEVVVRMLASGLCQSDLSVMSGTIPYPVPVVLGHEGAGVVEDVGPGVVSPRIGDRVVTSTLANCGRCPSCVTGRPTMCRESFGARDAPFRRRGVEVYSFASLSTFSERIVVRAAQTTVLPQDIPATSACLIGCAVLTGAGAVFHRARVGPGDRVVVIGAGGVGLNVIQAARICGAATIIAVDTNKDKRAQAERFGATGFVDPRDDDAVEAVKDLTQGGAHHAFDCVGSPDTVRRSLEMLDWGGQAIILGVPSAGTEFAFPADLLYLDRAILGCRYGSSRPGADIVRYAEMYRQGTLLLDELVTRTYPFDDFHRMVDDARAGLLDRGVLTFAS; encoded by the coding sequence GTGAGATCGATACTGTTCGACGGGCACGAGAACACGATCGTCGACGACATGGAGCTTCGCCGACCCGCCGACGGCGAGGTCGTGGTGCGGATGCTCGCCAGCGGACTGTGCCAGAGCGACTTGAGCGTAATGAGCGGCACGATCCCTTACCCCGTTCCCGTCGTGCTCGGGCATGAAGGCGCCGGCGTCGTCGAAGACGTAGGGCCGGGCGTGGTGTCGCCGCGGATCGGTGACCGGGTGGTCACCTCCACTCTCGCGAACTGCGGACGCTGCCCCTCCTGCGTGACGGGACGACCCACCATGTGCCGTGAATCCTTCGGCGCCCGGGACGCCCCCTTCCGGCGGCGCGGTGTAGAGGTGTACAGCTTCGCGTCGCTGTCCACATTCAGCGAGCGCATCGTGGTCCGCGCGGCGCAGACCACCGTGCTGCCCCAAGACATTCCGGCGACCTCCGCGTGCCTCATCGGGTGCGCCGTCCTCACCGGCGCGGGCGCCGTGTTCCACCGGGCCCGCGTCGGCCCCGGCGATCGCGTGGTGGTCATCGGAGCAGGCGGGGTCGGACTGAACGTCATCCAGGCGGCACGGATCTGCGGCGCCGCCACGATCATCGCGGTCGACACCAACAAGGACAAGCGCGCGCAGGCCGAACGCTTCGGCGCCACCGGCTTCGTCGACCCGCGCGATGACGATGCGGTCGAGGCGGTCAAAGATCTCACGCAGGGCGGGGCGCACCACGCGTTCGACTGCGTGGGGTCACCCGACACGGTGCGTCGGTCGCTGGAAATGCTGGACTGGGGCGGACAGGCCATCATCCTGGGCGTTCCCAGCGCGGGGACCGAGTTCGCGTTCCCCGCGGACCTGCTGTACCTCGACCGCGCGATCCTGGGATGCCGCTACGGCAGCTCCCGGCCGGGCGCGGACATCGTCCGCTATGCGGAGATGTACCGGCAGGGAACGCTGCTTCTCGACGAGCTCGTCACCCGCACCTACCCGTTCGACGACTTCCATCGCATGGTCGACGATGCCCGCGCCGGCCTCCTGGACCGCGGAGTTCTGACGTTCGCATCCTGA
- a CDS encoding Rieske 2Fe-2S domain-containing protein, which translates to MTSMSLSMKPTGWFQIGWSDEIPAGEVVPLRFFGKELVAYRTESGRLAVLDAYCEHLGANLGYGGTVCGDDIQCPFHGWRWSPEGRNTCIPYQEKINRVRRIGTWTSAERDGVMFVWHDAAGRAPDHDVPSVFDLFSGSGTADEYHAVRPGGGFCETGLTIHPQYVIENGVDFAHFKYVHRADEMPEVVRRDFLEHEFRTALSMKFKRKAEDGSIEEVRGDVDAMILGVGLGYSFASAAGRVCSLTSVTPVDDETSTLWFSAWVSKEGEDEDTIRARQRSAISQVRADLAIWRHQRYTEPPGLATAEAAGFRDVRKWARRFYPEGHKGHEAADQMAGTDASVATASGGAER; encoded by the coding sequence ATGACGTCGATGTCGTTGTCGATGAAGCCCACGGGCTGGTTCCAGATCGGCTGGTCCGATGAAATCCCTGCCGGGGAAGTGGTCCCGCTCCGCTTCTTCGGGAAGGAACTGGTCGCCTACCGGACGGAATCGGGCCGGCTTGCGGTGCTCGATGCCTACTGCGAACACCTCGGTGCGAATCTGGGATACGGCGGCACGGTCTGCGGAGACGACATCCAGTGCCCCTTCCACGGGTGGCGCTGGAGCCCGGAGGGACGCAATACGTGCATTCCCTACCAGGAGAAGATCAACCGTGTGCGCCGGATCGGGACGTGGACGTCCGCGGAACGCGACGGAGTGATGTTCGTCTGGCATGATGCCGCCGGCCGCGCGCCGGACCACGACGTGCCCAGCGTGTTCGACCTGTTCTCCGGGTCCGGAACGGCCGACGAGTACCACGCCGTGCGGCCGGGTGGCGGTTTCTGCGAAACCGGGCTGACCATCCACCCGCAGTACGTGATCGAGAACGGGGTGGACTTCGCCCACTTCAAGTACGTGCACCGGGCCGACGAGATGCCCGAGGTGGTCCGTCGGGATTTCCTGGAACATGAGTTCCGCACCGCGCTGTCGATGAAGTTCAAACGCAAGGCGGAGGACGGGTCCATCGAGGAGGTGCGGGGTGACGTCGACGCGATGATCCTCGGCGTGGGGCTGGGCTACTCCTTCGCTTCCGCCGCGGGGCGGGTCTGCAGTCTGACGTCGGTGACACCGGTCGACGACGAGACCTCGACGCTGTGGTTCTCGGCATGGGTCAGCAAGGAGGGCGAGGACGAGGACACGATCCGCGCCCGGCAGCGAAGCGCGATCTCTCAGGTCCGAGCGGACCTGGCGATCTGGCGGCATCAGCGCTACACCGAGCCGCCGGGGCTCGCCACAGCGGAGGCGGCCGGCTTCCGAGACGTCCGGAAGTGGGCGCGGCGGTTCTATCCCGAGGGGCACAAGGGTCACGAGGCCGCAGACCAGATGGCGGGTACGGATGCATCGGTCGCGACCGCGTCCGGCGGTGCAGAGCGATGA
- a CDS encoding acyl-CoA dehydrogenase family protein: protein MRRVLSPELEAWRKEIRAFLDAELPPSHAFNVEFDDAPDRWETALEFSRKLASKGWIGLTWPVRYGGAGRSPLENQVLLEELAAADAPVVNSVGIFLAAGTILAGGSEEQKATLLPAISSMRTLWAEGLTEPEAGSDLGSLRTRAVRDGDDWVITGQKAFTSWGPMSDVLFVAARTSEEASTSGAISIFVVDLRSPGVTLHPMRNFGGGVQSTTFLDGVRVPGEALIGEEGKGWSYIMGAFYSSGTVEPIYSSQEARLQALLEHGDGAPEHGASASSDIAELALMVQAQRLLAYEVVGDNVQGRRTAYGGGVQQVIAKEYEPRFAQFFDRVLGPASQLTADAAGAPLGGAPEAWYRQSFANHAGGTSQLKRMVLATRGLGLPR from the coding sequence ATGAGGCGCGTGTTGTCCCCGGAGCTGGAGGCATGGCGCAAGGAGATCCGGGCGTTCCTGGATGCCGAGTTGCCCCCGTCCCACGCGTTCAACGTGGAGTTCGACGACGCTCCGGACCGGTGGGAGACCGCACTGGAATTCAGCAGGAAGCTCGCGTCGAAAGGGTGGATCGGCCTCACGTGGCCGGTGCGGTACGGCGGCGCGGGCCGGTCCCCGCTCGAGAACCAGGTTCTCCTCGAGGAGTTGGCGGCCGCGGATGCCCCGGTGGTCAACTCGGTGGGGATCTTCCTGGCCGCGGGGACGATCCTCGCAGGCGGCAGTGAGGAACAGAAGGCCACCCTGCTGCCGGCGATCTCGTCCATGCGGACCCTCTGGGCGGAGGGTCTGACCGAGCCCGAGGCCGGATCCGATCTGGGCTCCCTGCGGACGCGCGCTGTACGCGACGGGGACGACTGGGTGATCACCGGACAGAAAGCCTTCACGTCCTGGGGTCCGATGTCGGATGTGCTGTTCGTGGCCGCGCGGACCTCGGAGGAGGCGTCGACCAGCGGTGCGATCAGCATCTTCGTCGTCGACCTGAGATCCCCCGGCGTCACCCTGCACCCGATGCGCAACTTCGGCGGCGGAGTCCAGTCGACCACCTTCCTCGACGGTGTGCGCGTGCCCGGTGAGGCGCTGATCGGTGAGGAGGGGAAGGGCTGGAGCTACATCATGGGTGCCTTCTACTCCTCCGGCACGGTGGAACCGATCTACTCGTCTCAGGAAGCGCGCTTGCAGGCGTTGCTCGAGCACGGCGACGGGGCGCCCGAGCACGGCGCCTCGGCATCCTCGGACATCGCCGAGCTGGCCTTGATGGTGCAGGCGCAGCGCCTTCTCGCCTACGAGGTCGTCGGCGACAACGTGCAGGGCCGTCGCACCGCGTACGGCGGCGGTGTCCAGCAGGTCATCGCGAAGGAGTATGAGCCGCGGTTCGCGCAGTTCTTCGACCGTGTCCTGGGGCCCGCCAGCCAGCTCACCGCGGACGCGGCCGGCGCGCCGCTGGGCGGCGCACCCGAGGCCTGGTACCGCCAGTCGTTCGCGAACCACGCCGGGGGCACCAGCCAATTGAAGCGGATGGTGCTGGCCACCCGCGGTCTCGGTCTGCCGCGATAG
- a CDS encoding acyl-CoA dehydrogenase family protein: protein MMDLIWGEDYDVLAEVSRAVFQRVSPLTDREISRDLADEIRELAELGWLELGDPRSAGSEAADLASMAAVFVELGRALVRSPLPALTTARDAALLCGSRAADDLAARAATGGVQVFPAFTDPAWRRPAPRLRDGVLTGTVLDVPYADAADVLLVEATENADTDEPVEVLIAVHRGPRMTIDPMPNLGGYRMSAVEFRETPVAEADVLARGPHARTALVGARQRTAILTAAQVYGAGSALLDRTVDYARERRQFGGPIGRFQAVQYLCTDIAVDAHLTSAFIRDAARIVDEGDDAGLAVALMCKQARRTAEQMVHAAHEVHAGIGFMVETDIHLFTKAAKKWVFDLGGCDERHDGVIHAEMRRQLIGARL from the coding sequence ATGATGGATTTGATCTGGGGCGAGGACTACGACGTCCTCGCAGAAGTTTCACGCGCTGTGTTCCAGCGCGTGTCGCCATTGACGGACCGGGAGATCTCCAGGGACCTCGCCGATGAGATCCGGGAGCTCGCGGAGCTGGGGTGGCTCGAACTCGGGGATCCGCGATCAGCCGGATCCGAGGCCGCGGACCTCGCGAGCATGGCCGCTGTGTTCGTCGAACTCGGCCGCGCCCTCGTGCGCAGCCCGCTGCCGGCGCTCACCACGGCACGCGATGCCGCGCTCCTCTGCGGATCACGCGCCGCTGACGATCTCGCCGCGCGGGCGGCCACCGGTGGGGTACAGGTCTTTCCTGCGTTCACCGACCCGGCGTGGCGGCGGCCCGCACCGCGGTTGCGGGACGGCGTGCTCACCGGCACGGTGCTGGACGTCCCGTATGCGGACGCCGCGGACGTGCTCCTCGTGGAGGCGACGGAGAACGCGGACACCGATGAACCGGTCGAGGTACTGATCGCGGTGCACCGCGGGCCGCGCATGACGATCGATCCGATGCCGAACCTCGGCGGATATCGCATGTCGGCCGTGGAGTTCCGGGAAACGCCTGTGGCGGAAGCGGATGTGCTGGCTCGTGGTCCACACGCGCGCACTGCACTCGTCGGAGCGCGGCAGCGCACGGCGATCCTCACGGCCGCCCAGGTGTACGGGGCGGGAAGTGCCCTGTTGGACAGGACGGTGGACTACGCCCGGGAGCGCCGGCAGTTCGGCGGACCCATCGGCCGGTTCCAGGCAGTGCAGTACCTGTGCACCGACATCGCCGTCGACGCCCACCTCACCTCCGCATTCATCCGGGATGCGGCGCGGATCGTCGACGAAGGGGATGACGCGGGCCTGGCGGTCGCCCTGATGTGCAAGCAGGCCCGGCGTACCGCCGAACAGATGGTCCATGCGGCCCACGAGGTGCACGCGGGGATCGGCTTCATGGTCGAGACCGATATCCACCTGTTCACGAAGGCGGCCAAGAAGTGGGTCTTCGACCTGGGCGGCTGCGATGAGCGGCACGACGGGGTCATTCACGCCGAAATGCGGCGGCAATTGATCGGAGCACGACTATGA
- a CDS encoding enoyl-CoA hydratase: MTTVQYSVEDAVATITLDRPEKHNAQDQQLLVELDARWRDAAADDAVKVILLRANGDNFSAGHDLKSEADGFAKPGLGAVESGFRWEAEHYLGFSRRWRDVPKPSIAAVKGACVAGALNVIWPCDLIVAADDTWFSDPVVRFGIGGVEYHAHTWEMGARKAKEMLFTAGSVTADEALRLGMVNRVVPVGELDERSLDLARQIARMDSWGLAQAKRAVNQTLDIMGQHSALQAAFEIHWSGHANAMVRTGRPLLSEGPLSAADAGRNGK; the protein is encoded by the coding sequence ATGACGACGGTGCAGTACAGCGTGGAGGACGCGGTAGCGACGATCACGCTCGACCGGCCCGAGAAGCACAACGCCCAGGACCAGCAGTTGCTCGTGGAGCTCGATGCGCGGTGGCGCGATGCGGCGGCGGACGATGCCGTCAAGGTGATCCTGCTGCGCGCCAATGGAGACAACTTCTCCGCGGGACACGATCTGAAGTCGGAGGCGGACGGTTTCGCGAAGCCCGGACTGGGGGCCGTCGAGTCCGGCTTCCGATGGGAGGCCGAGCACTATCTGGGGTTCAGCCGGCGCTGGCGGGATGTTCCGAAGCCGTCGATCGCGGCGGTGAAGGGTGCGTGCGTGGCGGGCGCGCTCAACGTCATCTGGCCCTGCGACCTCATCGTGGCGGCGGATGACACCTGGTTCTCCGACCCGGTGGTGCGCTTCGGCATCGGCGGAGTGGAATACCACGCGCACACCTGGGAGATGGGTGCGCGCAAGGCGAAGGAGATGTTGTTCACGGCCGGCTCGGTGACGGCGGACGAGGCGCTGCGGCTCGGCATGGTGAACCGGGTGGTCCCCGTCGGCGAACTCGACGAGCGCAGCCTCGACCTCGCCCGGCAGATCGCGCGCATGGACTCCTGGGGGCTCGCCCAGGCCAAGCGCGCCGTCAATCAGACGCTCGACATCATGGGGCAGCACAGCGCGCTGCAGGCGGCATTCGAGATCCACTGGTCCGGACACGCGAACGCGATGGTCCGTACCGGGCGCCCGCTGTTGTCGGAGGGCCCGCTGAGCGCCGCCGACGCAGGGCGGAACGGGAAGTGA